A part of Gemmatimonas groenlandica genomic DNA contains:
- a CDS encoding DsbA family protein, translating to MSLTPLVTSRDHQLGVADALVTLVEYGDYECPHCARAHPVVKEMQRRFGEHLRVVFRNFPLAQVHPFALHAAEAAECVAVHGGEDAFWRMHDALFEHQQDSPTSLADERLAAYAEAVGVDGALVVRDLANQAHLDRVREDFRGGVRSGVNGTPSFFVNGERYDGDWTDAEHFASVLGRAAKERGRSMTGMR from the coding sequence ATGAGCCTCACACCGCTCGTCACTTCACGTGACCATCAGCTCGGAGTGGCCGACGCGCTCGTCACGCTCGTCGAGTATGGCGACTACGAATGTCCGCACTGCGCGCGGGCACACCCTGTCGTCAAGGAGATGCAGCGTCGTTTCGGAGAGCACTTGCGGGTCGTGTTCCGGAACTTCCCGTTGGCGCAGGTCCACCCCTTCGCACTGCACGCGGCGGAAGCGGCGGAGTGTGTGGCGGTCCACGGTGGCGAGGATGCATTTTGGCGAATGCACGACGCACTGTTCGAGCACCAGCAGGATTCCCCAACCTCCCTCGCCGACGAGCGTCTCGCGGCGTATGCCGAGGCGGTTGGGGTCGATGGTGCACTTGTTGTCCGAGACCTCGCGAACCAAGCACACCTGGATCGTGTACGTGAGGACTTCAGGGGCGGAGTGCGGAGCGGCGTGAACGGAACACCGTCGTTCTTCGTGAACGGAGAGCGTTACGACGGCGACTGGACCGATGCAGAGCACTTCGCATCCGTGCTCGGACGTGCAGCCAAAGAGCGTGGGCGATCGATGACCGGCATGCGCTGA
- a CDS encoding redoxin domain-containing protein: protein MLLLSSPVPNVGASAPDFELRMTPQRSLRLSSLRGRPVVLVFYPADWSPVCGDQLTLLNEVLPEFEQLGTVLLGVSVDGAWCHGAYAGERRIRFPLLADFEPKGEVARAYGVFRAEDGTSERALFVIDAAGEVRWRHVAPVNENPGADGILTALEQIVARIPLMPAETDRHVREAIV from the coding sequence ATGCTACTGCTCTCATCGCCTGTTCCCAACGTGGGAGCGTCCGCCCCGGACTTCGAGCTGCGGATGACACCGCAGCGTAGTCTACGACTATCGAGTCTCCGCGGTCGTCCAGTGGTGTTGGTGTTCTACCCAGCGGACTGGAGCCCGGTGTGCGGAGACCAGCTCACTCTGCTGAACGAAGTACTTCCGGAATTCGAGCAACTCGGGACCGTACTGCTCGGCGTCTCCGTCGATGGTGCATGGTGCCACGGAGCGTATGCGGGTGAGCGTCGCATCCGATTTCCACTGCTGGCTGACTTTGAGCCGAAGGGTGAAGTCGCGCGAGCATACGGAGTGTTTCGCGCAGAGGACGGCACCAGTGAGCGCGCGCTGTTCGTGATCGACGCTGCGGGTGAGGTTCGCTGGCGTCATGTCGCCCCGGTCAACGAAAATCCTGGCGCCGACGGAATTCTCACCGCGCTCGAGCAGATCGTGGCGCGGATCCCGCTGATGCCAGCCGAGACCGATCGGCACGTGCGGGAGGCGATCGTATGA